One genomic window of Corynebacterium sp. sy039 includes the following:
- a CDS encoding TetR/AcrR family transcriptional regulator — protein sequence MSENKTPPGSGAENILLPRRRPAQQRSRERFSKILITARQVLVDVGVESFTFDEVAKRAELPIGTLYQYFANKYALICELDREDTAATLEQVHRFAEQVPGLQWPDFLDELIEHLAQMWHADPSRRAVWHAVQSTPATRDTAAATQRPLLDILAQVLTPLSPGMSDAMREEMARLLIHTVIPLLNYAVHNATDDESFNRIISEIKRMIVAYLFAVATS from the coding sequence ATGAGCGAGAACAAGACACCCCCCGGGTCAGGGGCAGAAAATATCCTTCTGCCCCGACGTCGCCCTGCGCAACAACGTTCCCGCGAGCGCTTTTCTAAAATACTTATCACTGCGCGCCAAGTATTGGTGGATGTCGGAGTTGAGTCCTTTACTTTCGACGAAGTGGCAAAGCGCGCAGAACTGCCCATTGGTACGCTCTACCAATACTTTGCCAATAAATATGCTCTCATCTGCGAATTAGATCGAGAAGATACTGCTGCAACCTTGGAGCAAGTGCATCGCTTTGCCGAACAGGTACCAGGATTGCAGTGGCCCGACTTTTTGGATGAATTGATTGAACACCTCGCACAGATGTGGCATGCCGACCCATCTCGGCGCGCTGTATGGCACGCGGTACAATCCACACCTGCTACTCGTGATACTGCAGCTGCAACCCAACGCCCCTTACTCGACATTTTGGCGCAGGTGCTCACGCCTCTTTCCCCAGGCATGAGCGACGCTATGCGCGAAGAAATGGCACGGCTACTTATTCATACGGTAATTCCGCTACTCAATTATGCAGTGCATAATGCGACTGACGACGAATCCTTCAACCGTATCATCAGCGAAATTAAAAGAATGATCGTTGCTTATCTTTTTGCGGTTGCTACGTCTTAA
- the bcp gene encoding thioredoxin-dependent thiol peroxidase, giving the protein MDNANRLEQGDKAPEFTLPNDSGSTTSLADYAGKRVLVYFYPRANTPGCTKEACDFRDNLTALNDLGIDVVGISPDKPEKLAQFREDHQLNFPLLSDEDKNIMKAYGAFGEKKNYGKVVQGVIRSTFLIEPDATIGLASYNVKATGHVARLIRDLNN; this is encoded by the coding sequence ATGGACAACGCAAATCGATTAGAACAAGGCGACAAAGCACCCGAGTTCACCCTCCCCAATGACTCTGGCAGCACCACTTCTTTGGCAGATTACGCAGGCAAACGCGTTCTCGTGTACTTCTATCCTCGCGCTAATACCCCTGGTTGCACCAAAGAAGCCTGCGATTTCCGCGATAACTTAACTGCACTCAATGACCTTGGCATAGACGTCGTAGGTATTTCACCAGATAAACCAGAAAAACTTGCCCAATTCCGCGAAGATCACCAACTCAATTTCCCTTTGCTTTCCGACGAAGACAAAAACATCATGAAAGCCTATGGCGCTTTTGGCGAGAAAAAGAATTATGGGAAAGTTGTGCAGGGTGTTATCCGCTCCACGTTCCTCATCGAACCAGACGCAACTATTGGTTTGGCTAGTTATAATGTAAAAGCTACTGGACACGTAGCACGGCTGATTCGCGATCTTAACAACTAG
- a CDS encoding holo-ACP synthase has product MSVFVGTDIVHIPAFAEQLAMPGSHFAKVFSPLELRLAAQKPQREESLAGKWAAKEAFVKAWSQSRFGQKPLLSQIDWAQIIVTNDAYGRTLIRLSKQLAQVSGIDQAQVSISHDGEYAMAVCVLELAEH; this is encoded by the coding sequence ATGAGTGTGTTTGTTGGCACTGATATTGTGCATATCCCTGCTTTTGCTGAGCAATTGGCTATGCCAGGGTCGCATTTCGCCAAGGTTTTTAGCCCCCTAGAACTAAGACTAGCGGCGCAGAAACCACAGCGTGAAGAATCCTTGGCAGGGAAATGGGCAGCAAAAGAGGCTTTTGTGAAAGCATGGTCGCAGTCACGCTTTGGACAAAAACCCCTGCTAAGCCAGATTGATTGGGCACAGATCATCGTCACTAATGATGCCTATGGCAGAACTCTGATTAGATTGTCCAAGCAGCTTGCACAGGTAAGCGGCATCGACCAAGCCCAGGTAAGTATCAGCCATGACGGTGAATACGCAATGGCAGTATGCGTGCTAGAGCTAGCAGAACACTGA
- a CDS encoding DUF3618 domain-containing protein, whose amino-acid sequence MARNIEDIQRDIERTRKQLASTLDEIADRSKPQHLIQDAKSQATTKIQDPQVQKILAGVGAAVAALIVIGVARSRKKRKDLKEIQKLLANR is encoded by the coding sequence GTGGCACGCAATATTGAAGATATTCAACGCGATATTGAGCGTACTCGTAAGCAGCTTGCGAGCACCTTAGATGAGATTGCAGATCGCAGCAAACCACAGCATCTTATCCAAGATGCTAAGAGCCAGGCGACCACTAAAATACAAGATCCTCAAGTACAGAAAATTCTTGCAGGTGTTGGTGCTGCTGTAGCAGCTCTCATTGTTATTGGTGTGGCACGTTCTCGTAAGAAGCGCAAGGATCTCAAAGAAATCCAGAAGCTATTGGCTAATCGCTAA
- a CDS encoding Fic family protein, translated as MSHNYRPLKTIFHETRTNTYAVVDDALSKRRESASTMKWNYHIKDEPIFVMMTTQICRIIDEIWQQELKISQLWDTLPLAAQQHYIYTLMISEIIATNEIENIHSTRKDITDALELARTSPQTHKPFQEMAHTFLMLFGASESNTLRYPRTMAELRQLYDELLAEEIADHDMPDGHFFRADSVYISNAQGTVHASVTDEAHIINNMHSMLDSAQDNQGSCLVNAMVEHFMLEHTHPFYDGNGRFGRFLLSLRLVSLLSAPTALSLSAQLLEKKALYYKAFQDAEHPLNHAELTFFAEKMLLFTREAQTRLYKELREKKASFEILQSQLQELQSAGTIAYDKYQSAILFILGQAYLFGPRSGVKLEDIAHNLKRTKHTIRPYLNELQRKGLIDIIEKRPLIFQLSQQGITKLGL; from the coding sequence ATGTCGCACAACTACCGCCCCCTCAAAACAATTTTTCACGAAACACGTACAAATACATACGCTGTAGTAGACGATGCGCTAAGTAAACGACGTGAATCTGCGTCGACGATGAAGTGGAACTACCACATAAAAGACGAACCTATTTTTGTCATGATGACGACACAAATATGCCGCATAATAGATGAAATATGGCAGCAGGAACTCAAAATTTCACAGCTCTGGGACACCTTGCCGCTCGCTGCACAGCAACACTACATCTATACCCTCATGATCAGTGAGATCATAGCTACCAATGAAATCGAAAATATCCACTCCACACGAAAAGACATAACAGATGCTCTAGAACTTGCCCGGACATCTCCCCAAACTCACAAGCCTTTCCAAGAAATGGCACATACTTTCCTCATGCTTTTTGGGGCAAGTGAAAGCAATACACTACGCTACCCTCGCACTATGGCAGAGCTACGACAGCTATACGACGAACTTCTCGCGGAAGAAATTGCTGACCATGATATGCCAGATGGACATTTTTTCCGTGCCGATTCAGTCTATATTTCTAACGCACAAGGAACAGTCCATGCCAGTGTAACCGATGAAGCTCATATCATCAACAATATGCATTCCATGCTAGATTCTGCACAGGATAACCAGGGATCTTGTCTTGTTAATGCAATGGTTGAGCATTTCATGCTAGAACACACTCACCCGTTCTATGACGGAAACGGTCGCTTTGGGCGTTTTCTCCTCAGCCTGCGTTTAGTTTCTTTATTATCTGCACCAACCGCATTGTCACTTTCTGCACAACTCCTTGAGAAAAAAGCACTGTATTATAAAGCGTTTCAGGACGCTGAGCATCCACTCAATCATGCTGAACTAACTTTTTTTGCAGAAAAAATGTTACTGTTCACACGTGAGGCACAAACCCGCCTCTACAAAGAGCTACGTGAGAAAAAAGCGTCTTTCGAGATTCTGCAATCCCAGCTACAAGAATTACAATCTGCTGGCACCATTGCATATGACAAATACCAATCCGCTATCCTTTTCATTCTCGGTCAAGCCTATCTATTCGGACCTCGCTCCGGAGTCAAACTAGAAGATATTGCGCACAATCTAAAACGGACAAAACATACTATTCGCCCTTACCTGAACGAACTACAGCGAAAAGGTCTGATAGATATTATCGAAAAACGACCACTCATTTTTCAGCTATCCCAACAAGGAATTACCAAATTAGGGTTGTAA
- a CDS encoding APC family permease, whose translation MSLKPLPQTTARITPHKAKTSELNQGTLGVGSIVFMVIAAAAPLTVIGGALPIGIATGNGAGYPAMYALSGIVLMVFSVGLVTMSRRISEPGAFFSYVESASNRRWGIGTAFLAMLTYTVVQFAIYAYLGAQLSLLLTHIGVNLPWWIPTLTIVAIVGFLGYRDIELSSKALGAALIAEIAITLIVVVGIILAGGSNGLSAETFTPQAIMSGTPGVGLMLAFAGFIGFESTTVFRNEAKNPDRTIPRATYIAIAIIGLLYTLSGWAIVEAWGAENIAAIAAENPEEMVIITATRYVGPWAGVAVQILLLTSLFAAALSFHNVLTRYQHAIAKKGCLPQSVSLVHPIHNSPHISSLLQTLTIVVFTLCSLIAGLDPVLEIFTWFSGLATFAIVVLMIMVDIAIIKYFRSHPAGKDPFFHRIGAPCLSLIGLSVACFFITANLVSLVGGDSQVAWALALSVPLSVGSGWLCAALTPDPTMQLLTPEELPKNYAKHA comes from the coding sequence ATGTCACTCAAACCTTTGCCACAGACAACAGCACGTATTACACCCCACAAAGCAAAAACATCAGAGCTGAATCAAGGAACACTAGGAGTAGGCTCTATCGTCTTCATGGTCATTGCCGCCGCCGCACCACTAACAGTGATCGGTGGCGCACTTCCCATTGGCATCGCAACTGGCAATGGTGCCGGCTACCCCGCCATGTACGCACTCAGTGGCATCGTTCTCATGGTTTTTTCCGTTGGTCTTGTCACAATGTCCAGGAGAATAAGCGAACCAGGAGCGTTCTTTTCTTATGTTGAATCCGCCAGTAACCGCCGCTGGGGAATCGGCACCGCTTTCCTAGCCATGCTCACCTATACTGTCGTGCAATTTGCAATATACGCCTACCTTGGCGCACAGCTATCACTTCTCCTCACCCACATTGGAGTTAATCTCCCCTGGTGGATACCAACACTAACGATTGTGGCTATCGTCGGTTTCCTAGGCTATCGCGACATTGAATTATCCTCCAAAGCTCTCGGCGCAGCGCTCATTGCAGAAATCGCCATAACGCTCATCGTCGTCGTTGGAATTATCCTCGCAGGCGGCTCTAACGGTTTAAGCGCAGAAACATTCACCCCACAAGCAATAATGTCCGGCACCCCAGGTGTTGGACTCATGCTGGCATTCGCAGGCTTTATTGGCTTTGAGTCCACAACAGTTTTTCGCAATGAAGCTAAAAACCCTGATCGCACTATTCCTCGAGCCACATACATAGCCATTGCGATCATTGGATTGTTATACACTCTTTCCGGCTGGGCTATCGTCGAGGCATGGGGTGCAGAGAACATTGCTGCCATTGCAGCGGAAAACCCCGAAGAAATGGTCATCATCACCGCTACCCGATATGTTGGCCCCTGGGCAGGAGTAGCAGTGCAAATTCTCTTACTCACCAGCCTATTTGCCGCAGCTTTATCCTTCCACAATGTCCTGACCCGCTATCAACACGCAATCGCGAAAAAAGGATGCCTGCCACAATCAGTATCCCTAGTCCACCCTATCCACAATTCACCGCATATTTCTTCGCTGCTACAAACACTGACTATTGTTGTATTCACCCTGTGCTCACTTATCGCAGGCCTTGACCCAGTTCTAGAGATATTCACCTGGTTTAGTGGACTAGCAACTTTCGCCATCGTGGTACTCATGATCATGGTAGACATCGCCATCATCAAGTATTTCCGCTCTCATCCAGCCGGCAAAGATCCCTTTTTCCACCGCATTGGTGCCCCTTGTCTCTCCCTTATCGGACTCAGCGTGGCATGCTTTTTCATCACCGCAAATCTCGTCAGTCTCGTCGGCGGCGACAGTCAAGTTGCCTGGGCACTAGCCTTATCTGTACCACTGAGCGTCGGCAGTGGTTGGCTATGCGCTGCCCTTACTCCAGATCCCACTATGCAGCTTCTCACCCCCGAGGAACTCCCAAAAAACTACGCCAAACACGCATAA